One Jannaschia sp. GRR-S6-38 genomic window carries:
- the mutM gene encoding bifunctional DNA-formamidopyrimidine glycosylase/DNA-(apurinic or apyrimidinic site) lyase → MPELPEVETVRRGLAPALEGARLRRAEIRRPDLRWPFPPDMAARLEGATITALGRRSKYLLAHLDTGETLIVHLGMSGRMVVDDMRLGQFHRDASWLPQHDHVVLHTDRHRVTFNDARRFGAMDLHPTRDLENHWLIAKLGPEPLGNAFHEDHLIAAFRTRNTPVKAALLDQRVVAGLGNIYVCEALWRAGIAPTRRARRIAAHRVAALVPVIRDVLGEAIEAGGSSLRDHRQADGSLGYFQHGFAVYDREGAPCPTPGCGTPIRRIVQSGRSSFHCPSCQR, encoded by the coding sequence ATGCCCGAGCTTCCCGAAGTCGAGACCGTCCGCCGCGGCCTCGCCCCCGCGCTGGAGGGCGCGCGGCTCCGTCGTGCCGAGATCCGCCGCCCCGATCTGCGCTGGCCCTTCCCGCCGGACATGGCCGCGCGGCTCGAAGGCGCGACGATCACCGCGCTGGGGCGGCGGTCGAAATACCTGCTCGCGCATCTCGACACCGGCGAGACGCTGATCGTGCATCTGGGCATGTCGGGCCGGATGGTGGTCGACGACATGCGGCTGGGCCAGTTCCACCGCGACGCGAGCTGGCTGCCGCAACACGACCATGTCGTGCTGCACACCGACCGCCACCGCGTCACCTTCAACGATGCGCGCCGCTTCGGCGCGATGGACCTGCACCCGACCCGCGATCTGGAGAACCACTGGCTGATCGCCAAGCTAGGGCCGGAGCCGCTGGGCAATGCCTTCCACGAGGACCACCTGATCGCCGCCTTCCGGACCCGCAACACGCCGGTGAAGGCCGCGCTGCTGGATCAGCGCGTGGTGGCGGGGCTGGGCAATATCTATGTCTGCGAGGCGCTCTGGCGCGCGGGCATCGCGCCCACCCGGCGCGCGCGGCGCATCGCCGCGCATCGCGTCGCGGCGCTGGTGCCGGTGATCCGCGATGTGCTGGGCGAGGCGATCGAGGCGGGCGGATCGTCCTTGCGCGACCACCGGCAGGCCGATGGCAGCCTGGGCTATTTCCAGCACGGCTTCGCCGTCTACGACCGCGAGGGCGCGCCCTGCCCCACGCCCGGCTGCGGCACGCCGATCCGCCGGATCGTGCAGTCGGGCCGCTCCTCTTTCCACTGCCCCAGCTGCCAGAGATGA
- a CDS encoding rod-binding protein: MLTPILPSVAPGAPPPAPEAALRAQAVQLEAFLFAEMLRVAGTGPPSPAGGGASQFDSFLRQAQAEAVAAGGQTGLAEAIYRGLARRAA, translated from the coding sequence ATGTTGACCCCGATCCTTCCCAGCGTCGCACCCGGCGCGCCGCCACCCGCCCCGGAGGCCGCGCTGCGCGCGCAGGCCGTGCAGCTGGAGGCCTTCCTGTTTGCCGAGATGCTGCGCGTGGCCGGGACCGGCCCGCCCTCGCCCGCAGGGGGCGGGGCCTCGCAATTCGACAGCTTCCTGCGCCAGGCGCAAGCCGAGGCGGTGGCCGCCGGCGGCCAGACGGGGCTGGCCGAGGCGATCTATCGCGGGCTGGCGCGGCGCGCCGCGTGA
- a CDS encoding ATP-binding protein, with translation MDGSVPDTSYEGERRRRLAAERMLDLARRELDRAHSALVANADRLSRDFLAEREQNLRLTERQARALAKGREAAERADRARRRLWHALETMRDGFALFDSDDNLVAANHVYLELFDCAGSVGPGDSAAAMFAQAVEEGAFDPGSLSPEDWVAAQLERRRATAIAPVHLNHFDGRVIRLVDRRAADGDLVSLAIDVTEDEARAAALAAARDEARAAARAKADFLARMSHEIRTPMNGVIGMADMLAESAADDEARQGARTIRDSAEALLVIVNDTLDVSKLEAGRLELRAEAFDLEALLRDCVRLAQATPQAAVPVALGWPLDAPERFTGDAGRVRQIVMNLLGNALKFTRDGAVTLSAECGPEGVALTVSDTGPGIPPEAHANVFEAFGQVDEPDRPAKEGTGLGLTISKGLAQRMGGDLTLDAADGPGARFRLELPLRAAGPGPELPALPAAAVLGPGPVCDALAEPLERVGVAVARGDGSGAGPWIGQPGDLPEGARAPILLGAPGDAAPPDAAVLPLPVAAGALRDALAGWRAPGADGPGVAAAAGPGDRPRRLVLADDNATNRLLLDRMLRETGFEIRIVENGAEAVAACTADWPDAVVLDISMPVLDGFGARAAIAEAAAAAGRPPPPCLALTAHAGAEMAARLDEAGFAAHLTKPLKKAALLEALDAALAEAGAGRARSGEG, from the coding sequence ATGGACGGGAGCGTTCCCGACACGAGCTATGAGGGCGAGCGGCGTCGCCGGCTGGCCGCGGAGCGGATGCTGGATCTCGCTCGGCGCGAGCTGGACCGCGCGCATTCGGCGCTGGTGGCCAATGCCGATCGGCTGTCGCGCGACTTCCTGGCCGAGCGCGAGCAGAACCTGCGCCTGACCGAACGCCAGGCCCGCGCGCTGGCCAAGGGGCGCGAGGCGGCGGAGCGCGCCGACCGCGCGCGACGGCGGCTGTGGCACGCGCTCGAGACGATGCGCGACGGCTTCGCGCTGTTCGACAGCGACGACAATCTCGTCGCGGCCAACCATGTCTATCTGGAGCTGTTCGATTGCGCGGGATCGGTGGGCCCGGGCGACTCGGCGGCGGCGATGTTCGCGCAGGCGGTCGAGGAAGGCGCCTTCGACCCGGGTTCGCTGTCGCCCGAGGACTGGGTCGCGGCGCAGCTGGAGCGTCGGCGCGCGACGGCAATCGCGCCGGTCCACCTCAACCATTTCGACGGCCGCGTGATCCGGCTGGTCGACCGCCGCGCCGCCGATGGCGATCTCGTCTCGCTGGCGATCGACGTGACCGAAGACGAGGCGCGCGCCGCCGCGTTGGCCGCCGCGCGCGACGAGGCCCGTGCGGCGGCGCGCGCGAAGGCCGATTTCCTGGCGCGGATGAGCCACGAGATCCGGACGCCGATGAACGGCGTGATCGGCATGGCCGACATGCTGGCGGAAAGCGCCGCCGACGACGAGGCACGGCAGGGCGCGCGCACGATCCGCGACTCGGCCGAGGCGCTCCTGGTGATCGTGAACGACACGCTCGATGTCTCGAAGCTGGAGGCCGGGCGGCTGGAGCTGCGCGCGGAGGCGTTTGACCTCGAGGCACTTCTGCGCGACTGCGTGCGGCTGGCGCAGGCCACGCCGCAGGCCGCGGTGCCGGTGGCGCTGGGCTGGCCGCTCGACGCGCCGGAGCGGTTCACCGGCGATGCCGGCCGGGTGCGGCAGATCGTGATGAACCTGCTGGGCAACGCGCTGAAATTCACGCGCGACGGGGCGGTGACGCTGTCGGCCGAATGCGGGCCCGAGGGTGTGGCGCTGACGGTCAGCGATACCGGCCCCGGCATCCCGCCCGAGGCGCATGCGAACGTGTTCGAGGCTTTCGGTCAGGTCGACGAGCCCGACCGCCCGGCCAAGGAGGGCACGGGGCTGGGGCTGACGATCTCGAAGGGGCTGGCGCAGCGGATGGGCGGCGATCTGACGCTGGACGCCGCGGATGGCCCGGGCGCGCGGTTCCGGCTGGAGCTGCCGCTGCGGGCGGCGGGGCCGGGGCCGGAGCTGCCGGCGCTGCCCGCGGCGGCGGTGCTGGGGCCGGGGCCGGTCTGCGACGCGCTGGCCGAGCCGCTGGAACGGGTCGGCGTCGCGGTCGCGCGCGGGGACGGGTCCGGCGCGGGCCCGTGGATCGGGCAGCCCGGCGATCTGCCGGAGGGCGCGCGCGCGCCGATCCTGCTGGGCGCGCCGGGCGACGCGGCCCCGCCGGATGCGGCGGTGCTGCCGCTCCCGGTCGCGGCGGGGGCCTTGCGCGACGCGCTGGCGGGTTGGCGGGCGCCGGGCGCGGACGGGCCTGGCGTGGCGGCGGCGGCGGGGCCGGGGGACCGGCCGCGGCGGCTGGTCCTCGCCGATGACAACGCGACCAACCGGCTGCTTCTGGACCGGATGCTGCGCGAGACGGGCTTCGAGATCCGGATCGTAGAAAACGGCGCCGAGGCGGTCGCGGCCTGCACGGCGGACTGGCCGGACGCGGTGGTGCTGGACATCTCGATGCCGGTTCTCGACGGGTTCGGCGCGCGCGCGGCCATCGCCGAGGCCGCCGCGGCGGCGGGCCGGCCGCCGCCGCCCTGCCTCGCGCTGACGGCGCATGCCGGCGCGGAGATGGCTGCGCGGCTGGACGAGGCGGGCTTCGCGGCGCATCTGACGAAGCCCCTGAAGAAGGCCGCGCTCCTGGAGGCGCTGGACGCGGCGCTGGCGGAGGCGGGGGCCGGGCGCGCCCGGTCGGGCGAGGGCTGA
- the hspQ gene encoding heat shock protein HspQ — translation MLWNQAKYGLGEVVRHKKHPFRGVIFDVDPEFSNSDEWYDSIPAEARPRKDQPFYHLLAENEESYYVAYVSEQNLVRDRSGEPVGHPDIGDLFGAFDGQQYPLHFDLN, via the coding sequence ATGCTTTGGAACCAAGCGAAATACGGTCTGGGCGAGGTGGTCCGCCACAAGAAGCACCCGTTCCGCGGCGTCATTTTCGACGTCGATCCCGAATTCTCGAATTCGGACGAGTGGTACGACAGCATTCCCGCCGAGGCCCGCCCCCGGAAAGACCAGCCGTTCTACCACCTCCTCGCCGAGAACGAGGAGAGCTATTACGTCGCCTATGTCTCCGAGCAGAACCTCGTGCGCGACCGCTCGGGCGAGCCGGTGGGCCATCCTGATATCGGCGACCTGTTCGGCGCGTTCGACGGGCAGCAATACCCGCTGCATTTCGACCTGAACTGA
- the fliK gene encoding flagellar hook-length control protein FliK gives MRDVAAPGRLAAGPSPAPSEPALPSAAGVADLALRGPEATAASANPAPVPLTELRSEIARQIANAAPPPPQARPDPTTGPDTARLAGGELRTELELAPPDLGKLRLVLQTGERGLHLQIAVERPESLDAVRRHLEGMHRSLLADGVTLDRLDLAAGGRDWSRGAGDGGSHRAGPGADPPPENPPQPPAANTAPPPRNRAGRLDIRI, from the coding sequence ATGCGCGATGTCGCGGCGCCCGGTCGCCTGGCCGCCGGCCCGTCTCCCGCCCCGTCCGAACCGGCGCTCCCCTCCGCTGCCGGCGTCGCCGATCTGGCCCTCCGCGGCCCCGAGGCCACCGCCGCGTCGGCCAACCCCGCGCCGGTCCCCCTCACCGAGCTGCGCTCCGAAATCGCGCGCCAGATCGCCAACGCCGCCCCGCCCCCACCGCAGGCCCGGCCCGACCCGACGACCGGGCCGGACACCGCCCGCCTCGCCGGGGGCGAGCTGCGGACCGAACTCGAACTCGCGCCCCCCGATCTGGGCAAGCTCCGGCTGGTGCTGCAGACCGGCGAGCGCGGGCTGCACCTGCAGATCGCGGTGGAACGGCCCGAAAGCCTCGACGCGGTGCGCCGCCATCTCGAAGGGATGCATCGCTCGCTGCTGGCCGACGGCGTCACGCTCGACCGGCTCGACCTCGCCGCGGGCGGGCGGGACTGGTCGCGCGGCGCGGGCGATGGCGGGTCGCATCGCGCGGGCCCCGGCGCCGACCCGCCCCCCGAGAACCCGCCCCAGCCGCCCGCCGCGAACACCGCCCCGCCGCCCCGCAACCGCGCGGGCCGGCTCGATATCCGCATCTGA
- a CDS encoding flagellar hook capping FlgD N-terminal domain-containing protein codes for MDPILPFAETPPPRVPPPGPSASTDFDMFLTLLTTQIRNQDPLEPADSTEYTAQLATFSGVEQAVQTNDLLRDVLGRLELQQANGAAAWIGMEVRHAGPIARDGGPRELGFDIPPGADAAELVISDPNGTERARRAIDPKATTLTWPDDAPALPPGTYRLHVEPSAGAQSLTPVPVAHYAAVEEVLLGPAGVELGLAGGLRIPASSLDAIRRPAPG; via the coding sequence ATGGACCCGATCCTGCCCTTCGCCGAAACGCCGCCGCCGCGGGTGCCCCCGCCGGGGCCCAGCGCCAGCACCGATTTCGACATGTTCCTGACGCTGCTGACGACGCAAATCCGCAACCAGGATCCGCTCGAACCCGCCGACAGCACCGAATACACGGCCCAGCTCGCGACCTTTTCGGGCGTCGAACAGGCGGTGCAGACCAACGATCTGCTCCGCGACGTGCTGGGGCGGCTGGAGCTGCAGCAGGCCAACGGCGCGGCCGCCTGGATCGGGATGGAGGTGCGCCATGCCGGCCCGATCGCCCGCGACGGCGGCCCGCGCGAGCTGGGCTTCGACATCCCGCCCGGCGCCGACGCGGCCGAGCTGGTGATCAGCGACCCGAACGGGACCGAACGCGCCCGCCGCGCCATCGACCCGAAGGCCACGACGCTGACCTGGCCCGACGACGCGCCCGCCCTGCCGCCCGGGACCTATCGCCTGCATGTCGAACCCAGCGCCGGCGCGCAAAGCCTCACGCCCGTCCCGGTCGCCCATTACGCGGCCGTGGAAGAGGTGCTTCTGGGCCCCGCAGGCGTCGAACTCGGCCTCGCCGGGGGCCTGCGGATCCCTGCCTCCAGCCTCGACGCCATCCGCCGCCCCGCCCCGGGCTAA
- the ubiB gene encoding 2-polyprenylphenol 6-hydroxylase gives MRGPHNILRLVRTAATFERTGAMAVVLEQMDAPPALRAAARVLGWPFRWLGYKGDPALPPVTRAITALGPSYIKLGQILSTRPDFVGGELALQLRVLQDKLPPFPTFEARRMVERDLGRPVDTIFSEFSEPVAAASIAQVHQARLVEGQRKVAVKVLRPGIARAFRRDIDAFYFGARMVELLAPQTRRLRPMDVIAHFDATVQQELDLRTEAAAAGEFKANTAGDAGFAVPAVEWHLSGRAVLTLDWAEGIPMGELEAIDAAGHDRVALADRVIAMFLRHALRDGYFHADMHQGNLKVAPSGDIVALDFGIMGRLDEYTRRVYAEILMGFIRKDYRRVAEVHFEAGYVPADRDVDLFAQALRAVGEPIFGMDASRISMGRLLAYLFEVTERFGMETRTELILLQRTMVVVEGVARTLNPQMNLWTAAAPEVERYIRTNLGPRAFARDLYRTAQVLARFGPHLPQAVEQALRRPDRTVIVERGRRKRSAALWYIAGLGTAAVALVAAAAI, from the coding sequence ATGAGAGGCCCCCACAACATCCTCCGCCTGGTCCGCACGGCGGCCACCTTCGAGCGCACGGGCGCGATGGCCGTCGTGCTGGAGCAGATGGACGCGCCGCCCGCCCTGCGCGCCGCCGCCCGCGTGCTGGGCTGGCCGTTCCGCTGGCTGGGCTACAAGGGCGACCCGGCGCTGCCGCCGGTCACCCGGGCGATCACCGCGCTGGGGCCGAGCTACATCAAGCTGGGCCAGATCCTGTCGACCCGGCCCGATTTCGTGGGCGGCGAGCTGGCGCTGCAATTGCGGGTGCTGCAGGACAAGCTGCCGCCCTTCCCGACCTTCGAGGCGCGCCGGATGGTCGAGCGCGACCTGGGCCGGCCGGTCGACACGATCTTCTCGGAATTCTCCGAGCCGGTGGCCGCCGCCTCCATCGCGCAGGTCCACCAGGCGCGGCTGGTCGAGGGCCAGCGCAAGGTCGCGGTCAAGGTGCTGCGGCCGGGCATCGCCCGCGCCTTCCGGCGCGATATCGACGCCTTCTATTTCGGCGCGCGCATGGTCGAGCTTCTGGCGCCACAGACCCGGCGGCTGCGCCCGATGGACGTGATCGCGCATTTCGACGCCACTGTGCAGCAGGAACTGGACCTGCGCACCGAGGCCGCGGCGGCGGGCGAGTTCAAGGCCAACACCGCGGGCGATGCGGGCTTCGCGGTGCCGGCGGTGGAATGGCACCTGTCGGGCCGCGCGGTCCTGACGCTGGACTGGGCCGAGGGCATCCCGATGGGCGAGCTGGAGGCGATCGACGCGGCCGGCCACGACCGCGTGGCGCTGGCCGACCGGGTGATCGCGATGTTCCTGCGCCACGCGCTGCGCGACGGGTATTTCCACGCCGACATGCACCAGGGGAACCTGAAGGTCGCGCCCTCGGGCGATATCGTGGCGCTGGATTTCGGGATCATGGGGCGGCTCGATGAGTACACCCGCCGGGTCTATGCCGAGATCCTGATGGGCTTCATCCGCAAGGATTACCGCCGCGTGGCCGAGGTGCATTTCGAGGCGGGCTACGTGCCGGCCGACCGTGACGTGGACCTGTTCGCGCAGGCGCTGCGCGCGGTGGGCGAGCCGATCTTCGGGATGGATGCCTCGCGGATCTCGATGGGGCGACTGCTGGCCTATCTCTTCGAGGTGACCGAGCGCTTCGGGATGGAGACCCGGACCGAGCTGATCCTGCTGCAACGCACGATGGTGGTGGTCGAGGGTGTGGCGCGCACGCTGAACCCGCAGATGAACCTGTGGACCGCGGCCGCGCCCGAGGTGGAGCGCTACATCCGCACCAATCTGGGCCCGCGGGCCTTCGCGCGCGACCTCTACCGGACGGCGCAGGTGCTGGCGCGTTTCGGCCCGCATCTGCCGCAGGCCGTGGAGCAGGCGCTGCGGCGCCCGGACCGGACGGTGATCGTGGAGCGGGGGCGGCGCAAGCGCTCCGCCGCGCTGTGGTACATCGCGGGCCTCGGCACCGCCGCCGTCGCCCTGGTCGCCGCCGCGGCGATCTGA
- the rpsT gene encoding 30S ribosomal protein S20, whose product MANSPQAKKRARQNERRFAVNKARRSRIRTYLRKVEEAIASGDQTVAAAALKEAQPELMRGVTKGVFHKNTAARKLSRLSSRVKSLGA is encoded by the coding sequence ATGGCAAATTCCCCCCAGGCCAAGAAGCGCGCCCGCCAGAACGAGCGCCGATTCGCCGTCAACAAGGCGCGCCGCTCGCGCATCCGCACCTACCTGCGGAAGGTCGAGGAGGCGATCGCCTCGGGCGACCAGACCGTCGCCGCCGCCGCCCTCAAGGAAGCCCAGCCCGAGCTGATGCGCGGTGTCACCAAGGGCGTCTTCCACAAGAACACCGCCGCGCGGAAACTGTCCCGCCTGTCCTCGCGGGTGAAGTCGCTGGGCGCCTGA
- the ubiE gene encoding bifunctional demethylmenaquinone methyltransferase/2-methoxy-6-polyprenyl-1,4-benzoquinol methylase UbiE — MTQDEDAPRDAGRTTHFGFETVPEEEKAGRVHGVFTSVASKYDVMNDAMSLGIHRVWKDAMLDWLAPRPGQRLLDVAGGTGDIAFRFLDRAPGAHATVLDMTEGMLVAGRQRAEAEARAEALDWVVGDAMALPFEDNSFDAYTISFGIRNVTRILDALSEAYRVLRPGGRLMVLEFSQLPNPLMQKAYDLYSFNVIPRMGQAIAGDRDSYQYLVESIRNFPDQDRFAAMIADAGFGNVKYRNLSFGIAALHSGWKL, encoded by the coding sequence ATGACGCAAGACGAGGACGCGCCCCGCGACGCGGGGCGCACGACGCATTTCGGCTTCGAGACCGTGCCGGAGGAGGAGAAGGCGGGCCGCGTCCACGGCGTGTTCACCTCGGTGGCGTCGAAATACGACGTGATGAACGACGCGATGTCGCTGGGCATCCACCGCGTCTGGAAGGACGCGATGCTGGACTGGCTGGCGCCGCGACCGGGCCAGCGCCTTCTGGACGTGGCGGGCGGGACGGGCGACATCGCCTTCCGCTTCCTCGACCGGGCGCCGGGGGCGCATGCGACCGTGCTCGACATGACCGAGGGCATGCTGGTCGCCGGCCGGCAGCGCGCCGAGGCCGAGGCCCGCGCCGAAGCGCTGGACTGGGTGGTGGGCGACGCGATGGCGCTGCCCTTCGAGGATAACAGCTTCGACGCCTACACGATCAGCTTCGGCATCCGGAACGTCACTCGCATCCTCGACGCCCTGTCGGAGGCCTACCGCGTGCTGCGCCCCGGCGGGCGGCTGATGGTGCTGGAGTTCAGCCAGCTGCCCAACCCGCTGATGCAGAAGGCCTATGATCTCTATTCCTTCAACGTGATCCCGCGGATGGGGCAGGCCATCGCGGGCGATCGCGACAGCTACCAGTACCTCGTCGAGTCGATCCGCAACTTCCCCGACCAGGATCGCTTCGCCGCGATGATCGCCGATGCGGGCTTCGGCAACGTGAAGTACCGCAATCTCAGCTTCGGCATCGCCGCGCTGCATTCGGGCTGGAAGCTCTGA
- a CDS encoding enoyl-CoA hydratase has product MGYETLNVDVSNHVATIRLDRPEALNALNSKLLGELAKAMKSSQENEKVRCIILTGSEKAFAAGADIREMHEKSFVEVFMGDLFGPEVEAMLRVRKPIIAAVSGYALGGGCELAMMCDFIIAADNAKFGQPEVNLGVVAGIGGTQRLTRAVGKAKSMDMHLTGRFMDAEEAERAGLVSRVVPAKKLMDEAMAAATRIAEKSMITVTAIKEAVNRSQEVGLSEGLLFEKRLFHALFATEDQSEGMAAFIEKREPQFRDR; this is encoded by the coding sequence ATGGGTTACGAGACGCTGAACGTGGACGTGAGCAATCACGTCGCCACCATCCGGCTGGACCGGCCCGAGGCGCTGAACGCGCTGAACTCCAAGCTGCTGGGCGAACTCGCCAAGGCGATGAAGTCGTCGCAGGAGAACGAGAAGGTCCGCTGCATCATCCTCACCGGCTCCGAGAAGGCCTTCGCCGCCGGCGCCGATATCCGCGAGATGCACGAGAAGAGCTTCGTCGAGGTCTTCATGGGCGACCTGTTCGGCCCCGAGGTCGAGGCGATGCTGCGCGTCCGCAAGCCGATCATCGCCGCCGTGTCCGGCTACGCGCTGGGCGGGGGCTGCGAGCTGGCGATGATGTGCGATTTCATCATCGCCGCGGACAATGCCAAGTTCGGCCAGCCCGAGGTGAACCTGGGCGTGGTCGCGGGCATCGGCGGCACCCAGCGCCTGACTCGCGCCGTGGGCAAGGCCAAGTCGATGGACATGCACCTCACGGGGCGCTTCATGGATGCCGAGGAGGCCGAGCGCGCGGGGCTGGTCAGCCGCGTCGTGCCCGCCAAGAAGCTGATGGACGAGGCGATGGCCGCCGCCACCCGGATCGCCGAGAAGTCGATGATCACCGTCACCGCCATCAAGGAGGCGGTGAATCGCAGCCAGGAAGTCGGGCTGAGCGAGGGGCTGCTCTTCGAGAAGCGGCTGTTCCACGCGCTCTTCGCGACCGAGGACCAGTCCGAGGGCATGGCCGCCTTCATCGAGAAGCGCGAGCCGCAATTCCGCGACCGCTGA
- a CDS encoding AEC family transporter — protein sequence MTPVLTVLQISAPVFLLAGLGFAWVRAGYDYDTAFVTRLAMTLAVPCLVFTALATGTVDPAAAGRVALASLTVYLALFAVFRAVCAALGLDPRTYWAPLVIGNTGNLGLPLALFAFGEIGLGYAVVVFSVTTILQFTLGIWIVSGGGNPLRAAREPMVVATLLGALFLWRGWPVPQVAADALGLIGQMAIPLMLLTLGVAMARLSPAGLLPMAGLSLLKLGLCTALAWGIGAAGFGLSGVPLGVLVVQLATPVAVTSYLLALKYEADAPPVAGLVVVSTAMSVVALPLILALFV from the coding sequence GTGACTCCCGTCCTGACAGTCCTGCAGATCTCGGCCCCGGTCTTCCTGCTGGCGGGGCTCGGATTCGCCTGGGTCCGGGCGGGCTACGACTACGACACGGCCTTCGTGACGCGGCTGGCGATGACGCTGGCCGTGCCCTGCCTCGTCTTCACCGCGCTGGCCACGGGCACGGTCGATCCCGCCGCCGCCGGGCGCGTGGCGCTGGCCAGCCTGACCGTCTATCTGGCGCTTTTCGCGGTGTTTCGCGCCGTCTGCGCGGCGCTCGGCCTCGACCCACGCACCTATTGGGCGCCGCTGGTGATCGGCAATACCGGCAATCTGGGCCTGCCGCTGGCGCTCTTCGCCTTCGGCGAGATTGGCCTCGGCTACGCGGTGGTGGTCTTCTCGGTCACCACGATCCTGCAATTCACGCTGGGCATCTGGATCGTGTCGGGCGGCGGGAACCCGCTGCGCGCGGCGCGCGAGCCGATGGTGGTGGCCACGCTTCTGGGCGCGCTTTTCCTGTGGCGCGGCTGGCCGGTGCCGCAGGTCGCGGCGGACGCGCTGGGCCTGATCGGGCAGATGGCGATCCCGCTGATGCTGCTGACGCTGGGCGTGGCGATGGCGCGGCTCTCGCCCGCGGGACTTTTGCCGATGGCGGGGCTATCGCTTCTGAAGCTCGGGCTTTGCACGGCGCTCGCCTGGGGGATCGGGGCCGCGGGCTTCGGGCTCTCGGGCGTGCCGCTGGGGGTGCTGGTCGTGCAGCTGGCGACGCCGGTGGCCGTGACCTCCTACCTGCTGGCGCTGAAATACGAGGCCGACGCGCCGCCCGTGGCGGGGCTGGTGGTGGTCTCGACGGCCATGTCCGTGGTGGCGTTGCCGCTGATCCTCGCTCTCTTCGTATGA
- a CDS encoding transglycosylase SLT domain-containing protein — MKRLLQIGCLLLLAACGGGSGSGTVGQGRAPGNLDNACSILSQRPGYLRAFRAAERKWGVPIHVQMATIYQESKFVSDARTPLRFALGVIPVGRQSSAYGYSQALDATWKEYQQVEGGRRSRRDDIRDATDFMGWYMAETQRALGIPLSDARNQYLAYHDGRTGFRRGTYRSKPWLMRISGQIEARAAMYQQQLARCS, encoded by the coding sequence ATGAAACGACTTTTGCAGATCGGGTGTCTGCTGCTTCTGGCCGCCTGCGGCGGCGGGAGCGGAAGCGGCACGGTGGGTCAGGGCCGCGCGCCCGGAAACCTCGACAATGCGTGCTCCATCCTCTCGCAGCGCCCCGGCTACCTGCGCGCCTTCCGCGCGGCCGAGCGCAAATGGGGCGTGCCGATCCACGTCCAGATGGCGACGATCTACCAGGAATCGAAATTCGTCAGCGATGCGCGCACGCCCCTGCGTTTCGCGCTGGGCGTCATCCCGGTCGGTCGGCAGAGCAGCGCCTACGGCTATTCCCAGGCGCTCGACGCCACCTGGAAGGAATACCAGCAGGTGGAAGGCGGCCGCCGATCGCGCCGCGACGACATCCGCGACGCCACCGATTTCATGGGCTGGTACATGGCCGAGACACAGCGCGCGCTGGGCATCCCTCTGAGCGACGCGCGCAACCAGTATCTCGCCTATCACGACGGGCGCACCGGCTTCCGGCGCGGTACCTATCGCAGCAAGCCCTGGCTGATGCGCATCTCGGGCCAGATCGAGGCCCGGGCGGCGATGTACCAGCAACAGCTTGCCCGCTGCTCCTGA